Sequence from the Bacteroidota bacterium genome:
TTAGCAAGGCTTGTGCGTCAGGAGGACAGTTAACAATATTAAATTGAAAATCACGAATCGTTTCTCCGATATATATTCCGTTTCTGTATTCCTTTACTTTTATTCCAACTACATATTGCCCTAATGCACTTGGAGTACCCGAAAGCAAACCTGTTACAGGATTCAGTGTCAATGGAGCACCTCCCAATGGGTTGGTGGACGAGAATCCTCCTAAAAATGTAATTGGAGTAAAAATAGCTGTATTGCCTGAAAATGTTGGATCTAGAGCCCCTACTCCATTATCTCCGTCATAAGGAGTATAAAAAGAATATACCAACGAATCACCATCTGGATCTGTGGCTGCATGGTCAAACGTAAAAGGCTCTCCGGCACATAAAAACAATGGAGGAAATAAATTAAAGACAGGGTCGCTATTGCTTACAAAATCATTGGTGTAAACATCCACATTATCTATTCTATACAGCTCCGTACTTGGTGAGTTTGCATCGTAATGCACCTTAACCATTATTTGCAGGGTATTGCCAATCAATCCCGTAACGCTCGAAACAGCCGAAGTAAAATCATCTGCAAAAAAACTATTTGTTGCAAATGGAGTCCAAGCCCCACCGTTCAAACTATAAAACACTTGAATTGAATCATTGGCTTCGAGTGTTCCTGTTTCGTATAAATCAATATTTACATTTACGCCAGCTGCAATTGCCGATATATTTATACTTTGCGAAACCCAAGCAGCTTCGCCATTATTTGCACCCGAAAATTCAAATACGCCATTATTTACTTGAGCATAATTAGGCGGAGTAACACCCAAAGTCCTTGTCCAATCAGTAGTACCGACATCAGTAGTTGTATTGTTAGCTAAATTAAAATCTTCAAACCAGTTTACGGTATTGCCGGGGATATAGGCATAATAGCTCTCTCCCACGCAATTACAAGTAGCGTTGATATTTGTTAAACTTAAATTTCTAGCAATTAGTTGATAGTACAAATGATACCCCCCAGGATTGGCCGGTAAGTTAACTGTTCTGGTATAAAGCCCCTCCTCTACGCATGGCATAGGATTAGGAGGAAGTGCGCAACTATCCAAATTCGAAGGCACAGGAGTTACTGGTCCTAGCGATATATTAAAATCTCTACTTGTAGGAAATGTGGCACCATCATACCCCCTAACAACAACCGTTATACTATTAGGAAACGAAGCTGTTCCTGGAGAACAATCACGGTATAGCTTAAGAGTAACGGTATAATTGGAGCCTCCATTATGGATGTAGGTTAGCGAGCCACCTACTATATGTGTAGCAAAGGCAGAAGAAGACAAAAGCAGAAAAAGGCTTGCCAGCCAACAGTTATAAAAAAAATTAAATCCTTCTTTTGTACGCATTTCTTGCTACTTGAACGAGAATAAGTGAGATAAGTTGACAAAATACAAGGAATTTTATTCACAAAATGCAGATTAGCTAAACATAAATAAAGTATCGAAAACACAATGGTTACACTAACTTTAATTTGATTTGTATATTTTACCTTTATTAGCTATTTTCGCTATCTCTTTAAAAGGGGCCTTTAGTTCTCCCGATAGTTATCGGGAGGTTAGAGCAACAGACAGCCCCGATAGCCATCAAGGCTGTGGGTGGTTGGGTTAAATATATTTGTTCTTTTTTAGTTTTATTTATAGGGGCCTTTAGCTCATTCGGTTAGAGCAACAGACTCATAATCTGTGGGTGGTTGGTTCGATTCCAACAAGGCCCACCACAAAAACCTTCTAAACATAATTAGTTTAGAAGGTTTTTTCATTCTTATGCCAAGCTGCTACATTATTTTTAGTAAAAAGTTGAATCGCTTTTATACAGGGGCAACTCAAGATTCCGTAGATGTGAAAATTGCAAAACATAATAATCACTTCTATGGTAATTCTCATTTTACTGCTAAGGCTAGTGATTGGGAGCTTTTTCTGTATATCGAGTGCAACACTTTTAATCAAGCGTTAAAAATAGAAAAGCACATCAAAAAAATGAAAAGCGCACAGTATATTAAAAATCTAAAATCTTATCCGGAATTAGTTACA
This genomic interval carries:
- a CDS encoding GIY-YIG nuclease family protein, yielding MPSCYIIFSKKLNRFYTGATQDSVDVKIAKHNNHFYGNSHFTAKASDWELFLYIECNTFNQALKIEKHIKKMKSAQYIKNLKSYPELVTKLKNL